The Chryseobacterium sp. LJ668 genome segment AGGCAAAACAGACCAGCTGAGAAGAAGCGGAAAATATTCTGAAGAAGAAATGAATAAAATATCTGTAGCAACCGAGCTTCAGGCAGATTTTTATGCCGGACTCTGGTCCAGATATTCTAACGAAAGAGAAAAATTTCTGGAACCTGGTGATCTAGAATCTGCTGTTGAAGCGGCCGAAGCGGTAGGTGACGACAATATTCAACAAAGAACACAAGGGCAAGTGAATCAGGAAAGCTTTACACACGGTTCATCCGCACAGCGAAAAGAGTGGTTTATGAAGGGCTATAACTCTGGAGACATAAGACAAGGAGATACTTTCAACCAACTTTTAAGATAATAAAAAAGACCTGAAGATTTTCTTCAGGTCTTTTTTATTTTATTTCAGCTCTATCGGGTTGCTGTTTTTCTTTATTTCTTCTTTTGCTCTTTCTTCCATTCGTTTTCTCATATCTGCCGGATTTTGATTTCCGCCCCCTCCTCCAGTTCTCATTGGAGAAGAAATTCCGCCGCTACGCTGATTATTCATAAATGACATAGGATCTGTTTTGAATTTCTCTTGCTGCTTTACGTAATCAGCTCTCTTCACTTTAACTACATTACCAAATTGATTCATCTCAGGAAAATCTGCGATTTTATAATTTTTCATTAAATCGAAAGAATAATCACCATCAGCATCTTCGGCTTTTACGACTAATCCAGGAAGTCCGCTGAATTTGTATGGCCCATCCTGATAAGGTAAATCTGTTGTGAACCAAGCTGTCCATTTTCTGCCACCAAAATCAGTTTCTGCTTTTTGCACTTTATATTCGCCTATTTTTGTAGTTTCCGGTAATATTTTCCATTCCAAAGCTCGGTCTTCCTCGTAAGAGTAAGCGTCTCTACCCAGTCTGTCTTTGTAAATTGTTTTTTGATTTTTCTTATCTTTTTCGATGGAATAATTAATGCTTGATCTTAGGCTTTCCATTTGATCTCTGTTAAAACCCCTTGCGCCACCACTTTGACGATTAGCTTGCATTACAGAATCTCTTTTTATTCTGTTTTCAGAATAGAACATCGATTTTTCTGCTGAAATATCTAAATAAGCATTCTCTGTCTTGATATCCGCTTTATTAGAAGCATCAGGCTTCATGGTTACCTGATAAACAAATCTGTTGGTCTGTGCAAAAGTTGTCTGAATGAATAATACCATTGTTAAAATGCCTAATCTTTTCATTTTTCTTGATTTATAGTTTTGATTTTAAATACTCTTCAAAGTTAAACCATCGATGATAAAAATTGATAAAATAAAATCGTCGATTTTTATATACTGATTATTGTTCGTATTTTTGCACTATTAAATCATTCTAAATAAATACAATGATAAAAGTTTCAGATCATGCTAAGGAAAAAGCCATTCAACTGATGACAGAAGATGGTTTTAATCCGGCAGAAGATTATATAAGAGTTGGGGTAAAGAGCGGAGGTTGTTCTGGTTTGGAATATGTTTTAGGTTTCGACAACAAAAA includes the following:
- a CDS encoding GLPGLI family protein, giving the protein MKRLGILTMVLFIQTTFAQTNRFVYQVTMKPDASNKADIKTENAYLDISAEKSMFYSENRIKRDSVMQANRQSGGARGFNRDQMESLRSSINYSIEKDKKNQKTIYKDRLGRDAYSYEEDRALEWKILPETTKIGEYKVQKAETDFGGRKWTAWFTTDLPYQDGPYKFSGLPGLVVKAEDADGDYSFDLMKNYKIADFPEMNQFGNVVKVKRADYVKQQEKFKTDPMSFMNNQRSGGISSPMRTGGGGGNQNPADMRKRMEERAKEEIKKNSNPIELK